The Geminocystis sp. NIES-3708 genomic sequence CGATAGACACATTTTTTCATTATTGTAATTGAAAAATTATCCCAGATGAATAAATTATCGATATTAATAAAATAATTTGTTAGAATAAAACTAGAATTTTAATCAAATATTCGAGCTTTTTAGAGTGTTGATTTAATGTAAGTAAGGGTACGGTATCGTACAGACAGTAAGTAACTTTGTTACAATAATTATTAGTATTCTGTTTTGTATGAAATACTTTGATTAGCAACAACTTAACTTCTTCAAATAAATTACTTAATCATTTATCTCTTTCCGAATATCAACAAATTGCTCCATATTTTCAAGAAGTTACATTAAAAGCAGGACAAATACTGTATGATCCTTACGATCCCATTACATTTGCCTATTTTCCCTTGACGGCAATGATTTCTTTAGTATCGATCATGGAAAATGGTGCAACCACAGAAATTGGTTTGATTGGTAATGAAGGCATGATTGGATTACCGATATTTTTAGGTGGAGAATATACGACGAGTCAGGTAATTGTACAAATAGCGGGGACAAGTCTCAAAATAAAAGCTCAGATATTAAAACAAGAATTTGCTAAAGGTGGAACATTACAAAAAATATTATTACTTTATACTCAAGCTAGATTAACACAAATTGCTCAAAGTGCAACCTGTAATCGACAACATAAAATAGAAGCAAGATTAGCTCGTTGGTTGTTATCGGTTTATGATTCGGTGTTGATAGATGAATTACCATTAACCCAAGAATTTATTTCTAATATGTTGGGAGTTCGTCGTGCAGGAGTAACTATAGCGGCAAATGGGTTACAAAAAAAAAGCATAATCAGCTATAACAGAGGAAAAATTGTTATTCTTGATCACGAAAAATTAAAAGAAACTTCCTGTGAATGTTATCGAGTGGTGGAAGAAGAATTTATCAGATTAATAGGCGCTCGAAGAGGTTAAACAAAACAGACTTCAAGTATTAATAATACAAAGAAAAGAAGACTGATTGATTTACTTATTCGTAACAAAAATATATGTAACTTCAATCTGTCTTGGCTTAAGGGTAAAAAAAGATAAAAAAGTACGATAACGTACCGACAAATTAGAAGATACAAATTAAAGTCAAATTAGATTAATACGTATGTGAATACACTTAAGTAAATATACGTGGTAGTACAAGGGTGTGAAAAATTATATTCTACTGGAGAAATAATTAATTAAATTTTTCCTCTTATCATTTGTGATTTTGAAGGAGACTAAAATTATGTCCTATCAAGTTTTTAATTCCACTTTACCCATTGTCAGGACAGAAGTTGATCAATTTTTAAAAAAATATTCCATTGACCATCCATATAAAAAAGCATTATCTCTACCTTATTTTCGTCAAAAATTTATCAGTAAAATACTTAATAATATTCCCAATAATCATATTTTAATTGATGAATGTCATGGTTTTGCTGATGATGCAACTTTTTGCATTGGTTTATTAGAAGAAAAACTATTAATTAATCAGCAAATCATCGATAATATTTCAACAATAGTTAAAGAATATAATGAGTTTATAATGGCAAATAATAATATTAATAAGAATCACCAAAGAGATAATTTTATTAATTTTTCTGAAGTCAATTGGTGGATTAGGATTGATACTGTTAAGCCTTCTATGACTTATTATTTTGGTCCATTTGATAATTTATTAGAAGCAACAGAAAATTATCATGGTTATGTTGAAGATTTAATGGAGGAAAAAGCAGAAGGTATAGCTTTTGACTTTCAATTCATCAATCCTCCTTCATTAACCATTGAAAATGATACAGAAGATTTACGATTAGAAAATCAAGAATTATTAAAAAATTGGTTAGATGTGGAGCGAGAAAAAAAATATTATGAAAATTTATTTTTATTTTCCCCTGATAGTTGTTTAATTATAGATACAAATTCTGTGATCAA encodes the following:
- a CDS encoding Crp/Fnr family transcriptional regulator; translated protein: MISNNLTSSNKLLNHLSLSEYQQIAPYFQEVTLKAGQILYDPYDPITFAYFPLTAMISLVSIMENGATTEIGLIGNEGMIGLPIFLGGEYTTSQVIVQIAGTSLKIKAQILKQEFAKGGTLQKILLLYTQARLTQIAQSATCNRQHKIEARLARWLLSVYDSVLIDELPLTQEFISNMLGVRRAGVTIAANGLQKKSIISYNRGKIVILDHEKLKETSCECYRVVEEEFIRLIGARRG